One part of the Pieris napi chromosome 4, ilPieNapi1.2, whole genome shotgun sequence genome encodes these proteins:
- the LOC125048878 gene encoding histone-lysine N-methyltransferase SETMAR-like: protein MRESNEEIRYILKFYYKKGKNATQAAKKICDVYGPSAVSVRVAQIWFKRFQSGNFDVKDARRSGRPITDKMDAIFEKVEQDRHISSYDVAEELGIDHKTVLTHLKNTGYTKKLDIWVPHELTERNLMNRVLICESLLRRNETEPFLKKLITGDEKWITYDKNVRKRSWSKAGQASQTVAKPVITRNKVMLRVWWDWKGIIHYELLPPGRTIDSELYCEQLMRLKQEVARKRPELINRRGVVFHHDNARPHTSLATRQKLRELGWEVLMHPPYSPDLAPSDFHLFRSLQNSFGSVRLTSREDCQNQLSRYFDQKPQNFYSNGIMSLPTRWQKVIEQNGTYIL, encoded by the coding sequence ATGAGGGAATCTAATGAAGAAAttcgatacattttaaaattttattacaaaaaaggtaaaaatgcAACGCAAGCCGCGAAAAAAATTTGCGATGTTTATGGGCCTAGTGCAGTGTCTGTGAGAGTAGCACAAATTTGGTTTAAGCGTTTTCAATCCGGAAATTTTGATGTCAAAGATGCACGTCGCTCTGGTCGCCCTATTACGGATAAAATGGATGCCATTTTTGAAAAAGTGGAGCAAGATCGGCATATCAGTAGTTACGACGTAGCTGAAGAACTGGGAATTGACCACAAAACTGTTTTGACGCATTTGAAAAATACTGGGTACACAAAAAAGCTCGATATTTGGGTACCTCACGAGCTCACTGAAAGAAACCTAATGAACCGTGTACTCATTTGTGAATCTTTATTACGACGTAATGAAACCGAACCATTTTTGAAGAAGCTGATTACTGGTGATGAAAAGTGGATCACGTACGACAAGAACGTGCGAAAAAGGTCGTGGTCAAAGGCCGGTCAGGCTTCACAGACTGTGGCAAAACCCGTGATAACTCGCAACAAGGTGATGCTGCGTGTGTGGTGGGATTGGAAGGGCATTATTCATTATGAGCTGTTACCACCAGGCAGGACCATCGATTCTGAACTCTACTGCGAACAACTGATGAGATTAAAGCAAGAAGTTGCGAGAAAGCGGCCGGAATTAATCAACAGAAGGGGTGTGGTTTTTCATCATGATAACGCTAGACCTCACACATCTTTAGCCACTCGGCAAAAATTAAGAGAGCTTGGGTGGGAGGTGTTAATGCATCCGCCGTATAGTCCTGACCTTGCACCTTCAGATTTCCACCTGTTTCGGTCTCTTCAGAATTCTTTCGGCAGTGTCAGGTTAACATCACGAGAGGACTGCCAAAACCAATTGTCGCGGTATTTTGATCAGAAGCCCCAAAATTTCTATAGCAATGGGATCATGTCCCTACCTACAAGATGGCAAAAAGTTATCGAACAAAACGGTACCtacatactttag
- the LOC125048879 gene encoding histone-lysine N-methyltransferase SETMAR-like produces the protein MSESNEEIRYILKFYYKKGQNATQAAKFFCDVYGPSAVSVRVAQIWFKHFQSGNFDVKDPSRCGRPMTDKMDAIFEKVEQDRHISSYDVAEERGIDHKTVLAHLKKTGYTKKLNTWVPHHLTVRNLMNCVLIFDSLLRLNETEPFLKKLITGDEKWITYDKNVRKRSWSNTGQASQTVAKPGITRNKVMLCVWCDWKGIIQYELLPPGRTIDSELYC, from the coding sequence ATGAGTGAATCGAATGAAGAAAttcgatacattttaaaattttactacaaaaaaggTCAAAATGCAACACAAGCCGCGAAATTTTTTTGCGATGTTTATGGACCTAGTGCAGTGTCTGTGAGAGTAGCACAAATTTGGTTCAAGCATTTTCAATCCGGAAATTTTGATGTCAAAGATCCAAGTCGCTGTGGTCGCCCTATGACAGATAAAATGGAtgcaatttttgaaaaagtggAGCAAGATCGGCATATCAGTAGTTACGACGTAGCTGAAGAACGGGGAATTGACCACAAAacagttttggcgcatttgaAAAAAACTGGGTACACAAAAAAGCTCAATACTTGGGTACCTCACCACCTCACTGTAAGAAACCTAATGAACTGTGTACTCATTTTTGATTCTTTATTACGACTTAATGAAACCGAACCATTTTTGAAGAAGCTGATAACTGGTGATGAAAAGTGGATCACGTACGACAAGAACGTGCGAAAAAGGTCGTGGTCAAACACCGGTCAGGCTTCACAGACTGTGGCGAAACCCGGGATAACTCGCAACAAGGTGATGCTGTGTGTGTGGTGCGATTGGAAGGGCATTATTCAGTATGAGCTGTTACCACCAGGCAGGACCATCGATTCTGAACTCTACTGCTAA